CCGTTTCTCTCACTCTCGCTCATGTCCGTAGTGTCAGCTTCTGGCAGTCCCAAGgctcttctctccctctccctcgCTTCCTTCCTCGCGCGGACTCTTTCGCTCATGGGGACACCACCTTCTTTGAGGGACTTGCCTCGCCCGGTGGGCCCTGAGCCGATCTTCGGTCTGTCTGCAGCGGGAAGACTGAGCAGTGCGCGCAGCTGAGTGTTTTCGGTCTCTAGCTGAAGGATGCGTTCTTCGAGGGAAGCGAGATGCTCTGCACGGCGAAGACGAAAGGCGCGCTGGACCTCACGTGCGCGGGATGGGGGAAGATGATCATTTGGCTTGCGGCCTCTAGGCTCATGGCGGTCCTGCGAGAGGGATCAGGAAAAGGATAAAATGAGTGTGTGGGATTCTGCGTACTTTTGTTGCGTTTGACTGGGGTGTGGACGCTGAGCCTGCCTCGGACATGATGGTATCTAATCTGATCTGAGGCCGATGGTGACTGACGCAAGGATGGTGCGTGATGTTATTATCAATTtgaaagaggagagagaggaggTGAAATGGTGGGCCCGGGAAAATGAAATAAAACCAATCCACTTGCAATCTGCCAGAATCGGAAATCCCCAAAACCGGATATTATGTGCGATCAACCCTGCCCCGCCGCTCTTAATTTCAATTTCCAGCCTCTTCCAAATCGCCGATGAGGCACTTGATTTCGTAATCCCTCTTACCGAGCACAAATACACGTCACATCGAAAAGCTCCACGTCACTACTTCTTACTTGCTCTCCACATCTCCGCCCGACAGTCACGCACCTAGTCCTTTGGACGGTCGGGTGCCGGTTCGCGTTGTTAGAGATTAGCGATTAGCCCATCCTTTCGAGCACGCGTATCGAATCTGCCATGGGCGCCACTGGAGAGTGAGTGCCCCACGTATCGATGCACGCATCTCCACGGCCCCGGCTGACTCACCTCCCCTAACCCACTAATGACTCCCAGgtccttccttcctcagGTAGTCGGAGTAAGTCCCTCCCCCCTCCCCGTGCCCCTCCCTCACAACCATCCCTCAGCTCTTCTACGCCACCTTCGACCCGAGCCTCGGCCCTGTGGTCCAGTACCAGGTACCCGAGAACCTCATTTCAGACAGCACCACTGAAGAAGCACGCACGCCTTCAAACTCCCGCTCCCGTTCTCGTTCCAGGGCATCCCGCTTCAtctccccttccccttctccttcccccTCGCCAGCTAAAACCCTTATCAACTTTGGGCCTATCTCCGAATATGTTATCCCCAAAAAGTCGCTTCACGGCCGTCTCGTCACGCTTCTCACCACCGGGACAGGTTGCGACGAGGACGAACAAGTGGGATATAGAGTTATGGGTTTCCCCAATGTCATGACAGCGGCAGAAGGGACATATACGCGGAACGAGTACATGTGGAACCTGTGTTTCGTGTTCCATTCTTCAAGCTCATTGGAGGCCTTTGAGCCAATCGTGAGGAAATGCGCTAGGATTCTCAGAAGCGCGGAAGTAAGCCTCAGTTTCCGATACTAACGAGCGCTATATCTGACCCGCCCGTACCAGCGTGATTCTGCTTACCTTTCGAAACCATCTCCCGAACACACAGCATTACCTGCAGTCCTAGAACAGTTGTTTGAGGATCTAAACTCTTATTCGGAGACAAGTATACCTTTAGACGGTTTCAATTCTCTGGAGCTCAAACTTTTTCCTTTCTATCGTAAGTGGCAATTTCCTGTCATCGGGGCCTATGAAGATCAACATCAAATACACAGCAAATCCTCCCGACTGCGACGACTGGCATGTTCCTGTCGCTCTTATTGATCTCAATGCGCACAAAGATGACAACTGGGATATTACGGCTGCAAGGGTCTGTCAGTTTATTGATGGGGTCAATCATGTCAAGAAGATTGCTGAACTTGCCGAGGCGGACGAGGCCTTGACCCGAGAGACATTACGACATATGCTGTAAGCTGATCACATCAATACAGAAAGAGTCACTTCTGACGAGAACTGTAGGTATTACCAGGTGGTCATGATGGCATGTCGAGCACCATCCCTCATCAAGCTCGGAAGCTGACcttttatttatttttcAGATTGATATCTTCCAATACTCCAATATGTACACCCTCAAACCAATAATTTCCCGCCTGTCTGCCGACGAAACCATCATTTCCGAATGCGCCTGCTATGTTACACGCTCTGGTTTCCCTTTACCCGATTGGCCCACACTGCTGCAGCTTTACAGCCGCTTTCAACCAGGTGTCACGGTACACCGCTGGATAGAAGCGCACGAGGTTCTTTCAATGGGTATAGACCCGCGGAGATTCGTGTCTTTCGGTATCATCAAGGGTTTTCTCCGTCGAGTGCATCGTTGGCCAAAGCTGGTGGAAAGGAGAGAACCGCTCATTCATGTCCCAGAGCATCGGAAAAGAGTCGGGTTCGATGAATCTGC
This DNA window, taken from Cryptococcus gattii WM276 chromosome C, complete sequence, encodes the following:
- a CDS encoding urea transport-related protein, putative (Similar to TIGR gene model, INSD accession AAW42340.1), encoding MGATGESFLPQVVGLFYATFDPSLGPVVQYQVPENLISDSTTEEARTPSNSRSRSRSRASRFISPSPSPSPSPAKTLINFGPISEYVIPKKSLHGRLVTLLTTGTGCDEDEQVGYRVMGFPNVMTAAEGTYTRNEYMWNLCFVFHSSSSLEAFEPIVRKCARILRSAERDSAYLSKPSPEHTALPAVLEQLFEDLNSYSETSIPLDGFNSLELKLFPFYPNPPDCDDWHVPVALIDLNAHKDDNWDITAARVCQFIDGVNHVKKIAELAEADEALTRETLRHMLYYQVVMMACRIDIFQYSNMYTLKPIISRLSADETIISECACYVTRSGFPLPDWPTLLQLYSRFQPGVTVHRWIEAHEVLSMGIDPRRFVSFGIIKGFLRRVHRWPKLVERREPLIHVPEHRKRVGFDESARGNSSGFYKDRDRSQSQTHLYQHGNQHTDGFHPNDSAVSLTRGNIPRESSFTLRSVGSNASLGVSPSSIPTRTPPSLHGRSPRRHAFAPSTTGTASTHTAFPRSHVSAAESHPSASSRRAIGPSTVGTNTTGGLAPGGSGFNYRYGLSARQAAAIKQAEELEEELIGFLDGSHHADEIQVRFGWSWGQLEKILGLDEVVGGMGRKGVTVIYR